The Prevotella herbatica genome contains the following window.
AGGATATAATAAAATGGAGGTTATCCACGAACTCGCTTCTCACTGGGGCGTGTACACTCCTACTACCCAAGATGATATGATGGCTGATACCGTAAAGAGGATTATCTTTGACGGATACGACCAAAAAATAGACATAAACCTTCATGGGACGGAATTCCAACTTAAAGTTTGGAAAGAAGTTATGAAAGTACAAAAAGGTGAGACTATTTCTTATCAGGAACTGGCAGAACGTATTGGCGAACCTAAGGCTGTAAGAGCTGTCGCCAGTGCCGTAGCTCAGAATCCTATTGCAATGCTTGTGCCTTGTCACCGCATCATACATAAAGACGGAACTCTAGGGGAATACCATTGGGGAAAAGAACTGAAGAAGCAACTTCTTGATTGGGAAAAGAGTACAGATGTCTAATTTCATATCAAGCAATGAACTCTTTGACCGCATCCTTGATATTATTCGCGCGGATGAAGGCTCACCTATAAACAAGATGCTTCATGAGACTCTTGTTCTGGCATGCAGTCAGGGGCTGACAGGCAACATCCTTGCTTTCGGTAACTTATTTTCTCAGGTAGACTTTCTTTGTAAGAAACATCATGTAGCAACGAATGATGCGATTGCCATTCAACGAATGAGACGTAACAGTAATCATGCACAAACTATTGACAAAAGCGATTTTATGTATGATTGCCGTGCATTAGCTATATTCATCTCAGCAGTTTTTGATACAGATATTCCTTCTTCGTTGGTAGGATTATTACCTGTCGAAGATAAACCACAGCAAGAATATCGCCATATAGACTATCGTTATATACGATGCATCGTAAAAAGCTTTGAAGATAAATATCTCACTGCCGAAATTGATCAAGATTCTACAAACCGTGAAATCAGCATACATCTAAAAGAAGAACAGGCATATCTTAACAATATACTGAAAGAAGGTATGCAGATAAATCTTATAGACGTTACTTCTCCTTTGGAAGAGTACGAAGGAAAAAGTGAAGCTTCTATAATTGTGATTGAGCCAGACTTTCTTATAGATATAAGTAGCATTGCAAGATGCTTCACCGAATATGGACATAATCCCTTGTCATATACAGTAAACAGTATGTCTGCTGTAGCCAACAGTCAAGCTATACTAATAGGTAATTTTGCAGGAAGCGCTCTTGACGACATCATAAACAGTAAGGCGAATTATGACTGGACGGAAACATTTAAGAAGAATTTCAAAGAGAAAGCTTTGGAATATTGCACGTGTCCTGATTTAAACAAGAAGGAGGATTTCCGCTTGGCATCAATAAGACAGACTAAAAACATTCTGCAAATTGTTGATTACATTAGGAATAACTATATATCTCCTGAAAGTAAAAGCAGTGCAATACTTGAGCCGTCTTTTATATGCGAGCAACTTGGAATACAGGGACGTGCTGACCTTATGACGAATGATTTTTCTCTACTTGTTGAGCAAAAATCAGGAAGCAACTACAATATTCAGATTAATCAACCAAATGAATACGGAAGTTTTCAGAAAGAAGACCACTATGTACAGTTGTTATTGTATTATGGTGTACTTAAACAGAATTTCCACGTAGGCAGCAACAAAACTGATATAAGACTACTCTATTCTAGATATCCACTTCCAGGGGGACTTGTTGTTGTGAATTTCTACCAAAAGCTGTTTCGTGAAGCTATTAAATTCAGAAATCAACTAGTGGCAAATGAATTCAGCTTCGCCATAAATGGTTTTGATGGAGTTATAGAAGAACTCACTCCCGAAACGTTGAATGAAAATCAACTTAGCAACAGCTTTTTCAACAATTGGATATTGCCAAGATTCGATGAACTGCTAACGCCTTTACACAAGCTATCAAGTTTGGAAAAGTCATACTTCAACCGAATGATGACATTTGTATACAGAGAGCAGTTGGCTAGTAAGGTCGGTTCACAGGAAGGCGTAGGCAACAGCATTGCAGACTTGTG
Protein-coding sequences here:
- a CDS encoding methylated-DNA--[protein]-cysteine S-methyltransferase, which encodes MDTEIVYGFAECKFGTIVVACRSKAICDLQFLGYNKMEVIHELASHWGVYTPTTQDDMMADTVKRIIFDGYDQKIDINLHGTEFQLKVWKEVMKVQKGETISYQELAERIGEPKAVRAVASAVAQNPIAMLVPCHRIIHKDGTLGEYHWGKELKKQLLDWEKSTDV